One Maribacter cobaltidurans genomic window carries:
- a CDS encoding DUF6787 family protein, which yields MQRLKERWGVQNNFQLVVIFFVFAITGSSSVYVAKPFLNLIGLQKEYFPDAWWGSLIYWTLRILLIFPFYQILLVAYGWLFGQFKFFWNFEKKMLKRVGLGFFFNN from the coding sequence ATGCAAAGATTAAAAGAACGTTGGGGAGTACAGAATAATTTTCAGTTAGTGGTCATATTTTTCGTTTTTGCCATTACCGGGTCCTCTTCTGTCTATGTGGCAAAACCTTTTCTAAATCTTATTGGCCTACAAAAAGAATATTTTCCTGATGCTTGGTGGGGTTCACTAATCTACTGGACCCTTAGGATTTTGTTGATTTTCCCTTTCTACCAAATTCTCTTGGTTGCCTATGGTTGGCTTTTCGGTCAATTTAAATTCTTTTGGAATTTCGAGAAGAAAATGTTGAAGAGAGTTGGTCTCGGATTTTTCTTCAACAATTAA